The genomic window TCGAATCCCTGCCCTTGCCCGCCTGCAGTCGtgttgcatttaaattaaatttgaggCATCGAGAACTGATTTACAGTATCGTCAAACACTTTAAATTACCAGCACAGATGGCATagagacaaaaaaaaaaaaaacaaatcgcAAAAAGCGTAGAGTGTAGAGTATCAATGTGAAGTGTGACATCAAAGACGGCGGGGCAAGTGGACCAgttgaaatcaatttcaattggaTTCAATCGAATTGAATGGCTGGCATTTTGTTGACAACTGTGagtaatgcaatttaattcaattgcaaATTCATCGCATTGCCCCCGCGCCTCCCGCAGACAATCAGTGCGAGTTTCAGATACAAATATGTTCCGCGCGCGCGTTAGTATTTAAATCGAGTGAATTGCCATTCATCGCACACGCCCGTCATCAGTGGCCATCAACTGTCCACATCTGACCCCCTTAACCCTTGATGCCCCATGCTGGTACCGCTTATGCTTTTGCCTACTTAGCTGACTAACTTAATTTGCTCTTTTTCTGATATTGTTCCGCTTTCCTCGGTGGTCACTCCCCGTTTTTCCATTGTGCTCCTCTGCTTTTTGTCCACTCGGTCAGCGGGTCATGATGTCATTTTGATAGATACACTACTTTAATTGCGCTGGAAAATGGGCTTTGGCATGGGTTTTTCGCTCCGATACGGAATGGTGggtaattaaacaaatattcgCGGTACGCGGTATTAGAGTCCGCGCTAATATGCATAATCTGTCTGATTTATGGCAAGTTCGTACTACCGAGTATACTATGCATAGTAgtatggtatagtatagtatatttaTTCCATATTCTATATTGCCGAGCGACTTTCACGGCCACTGCGAGGCTGGGCTGCATATTTTCGCGCCACAACGACGGCAAAATCACCGGATAAATCAAGTTACGTTTGTAATTGGTTAGATAATGCTGATAAATGTGTGTGCGGCGGCAGACGACACTTGGCACACAGTTGGGTGTACTGCACATAATCATagtcatcaccatcatcatcatcatcatgagATTGCAAATCGCAGGACGGACTGGGCGGATCTTGAGTGCATCATAATCTAGTCAAGGCGGCTGTCTACCTACGAGTTCGAGTACGATAAGTACGGGTGATGCCATGTGGGTGACATTGATGCCGCACGgtgcatcatcatcatcatctatctatctatcccGATCTCAATTAAAGCACAAACCTAATGTCAATAGATCAACTGACACCCGCACTGCATCCGATGCTGGAGCGGCACACAATTAAACGCAGCCCATATCCCATTGCACAGCTGCCTTTCTGCGGTCGCTGGCTATCAATAACCGGGAAAACTGAATCCCTAGCATGCGGTTTATGGGGTATTACAGTCCTAGTGCCAGTCCGCCTGGCAAATGCAACAATCTATATGgcatatatctatatactatactatactatactatactatagcATATGAGCCACATAGACGAAAGTCAAGTGCGCAAACAAAGCGAGCATAAAAATGTGTGTGGCAGAGCAATTAGAAGAGCGGCCAGCGACCGCAGCAGATTcgattgcatttaaataatttaagcttAACGCGGTTTTTTGCCCAACTCTTTGCCATATGATGCAACGCAAACACATTCTGTTTACTCGCATCccattattataattttgcCTGGCGTTGTTTTTTATTCCCACTTTTGTTTCGCCGTGTCGCCTATGCATGAGCATAATTGCCAGGCcgtatatttaataaatattgacaAATATATTcagcattaattaaaataaaaataatttaatatgcCACCAGGCAAAAAAACGGCAAAGAAGCTAAagcttaaacaaaaaacagctTTCGAATTGAATTATTATCCATTTACCATGGCCATAATCTATTGGCCAGCTTAGAACTTTTTATGCGCATTTTTGTGTGATAATTTTGACTGTGGCAGCCACAAGATATTTTATGCAGCTAAATGCTTAACCGAgctatttcattttaaatccGTAACTTTGAATGGTTCACTAGTTTTTGAGCGCATCAAACTGATTTATGGCGTGCACTTTTTCACTATAATGGACAGCTCACAAATCCGAAATGAAGTGGTGtttgaataataaattgaTGCATTAGTTCGTCATCGACCTAATTATTGTGATAGCTCACTATAATACTCGATTATAGACCACTATATGGCAGCTGTTGAACTAGAATCTCTTTTTGGTCTTGAATAGTACGATGTGCTGAATTAAATTCGAATCCCATTTCAGGGGCGAGCTAGCATTGAGCACTTCAAGTGCACCGCGCCACGTGTGCCCatttaaatttgtcaacaaagtAGCGGCATGGGTGCCACACCCCTTCCGGCATCCCTCCCCTCGCCACACGCCCATAGTTATTGTTATATTCTTGTGGGGTTTTTGGGGGCCCACCGCTGTGCTACGTCACCATCATGGTTACGGGAAAATGTGTAACTGGCGGTGGCTGGGGAAAATGGGTGGCCCTCTGTTGTGGGGCCACAGCGGGAGTTTGCGAAAATGATAATGGTGCATGGGTGGGAAATTGGGGAGAAATCGGGGGGCATAAAcaatcgcacacacacacgtcgCACACCAACGGTTACAGAGCGAGTGTGCGTGGGCGTACACTCCATATAGATTCCGCATTGCTCATGATTTATAACTGCAATTGCATGGCGAGATGGCGCAGCAAAATCACTGCCAAGCAGGGACAATTTTGTATCTACATAGGTATATCGCACGCCAGAGTTGCAATTctcaattgcaattttatgGTTGGTATGTTCTTACACAAACTATATACATACGCACACACCTTGCCTCGCCCACAGAGCAAGAAAATCTTCACCTGGTACGAGCAGGAGACCTCCACCAATGAGCTATTTAATGGCCGACTGCATCTGGTCGAAAACCATCCGGAATTTGGACGCGCATCCGTCAATCTGACCGCCATCCGGGAATCGGACCAGGGATGGTACCACTGCCAAGTTAGCTTCCCCAATCGCTCGCCCTCGGTCCGCAACAATGGCACCGCCTACCACCTGGCCGTCCAGGGTGGCTCCCTCATCCGCATTCCCCCAGTGAATCAGACCATCCAGGAGGGACAGACCGCCTTCTTCCATTGCGTTAAGAAGAATCCGGAGAACTCGCAGGCCTCGTGGTACAAGGACGGGGTGCTGCTGCAGGAGGTGCAGGATCTGGTGCGTAGATTCTACACGGGTCCCGATGGCAGCCTCAGCATCGATCCCACCATGATGAGCGACCTGGGCGAGTACGAGTGCAAGGTGCGCAACAGCGAGGGCGAACTGCAGACGGCCAAGGCCTTTCTCAACATACAATGTgggtattttaaattaaataataaattgtaatttacatttatattgaTAATACCCTTTAATGTGGCATGCCCCAGATAAGGCCAAGGTGATTTACGCCCCGCCGGAGGTTTTCCTGCCGTACGGCCAGCCCGCCGTGCTCGACTGCCACTTCCGTGCGAATCCGCCGTTAAAGAATTTGCGCTGGGAGAAGGATGGCCTGCTCTTTGACTCGTACAATGTGCCCGGGGTGTTCTACAAGATGAACGGCAGCCTGTTCTTCGCCAAGGTGGACGAGAATCATGCCGGCAGCTACACTTGCACGCCCTACAACGACCTCGGCACGGACGGACCATCGCCGGTCATCAGCGTGATTGTGCTCCGACCGCCCATCTTCAGCGTCACGCCCAAGGCCATCTACATCCAGAAGCTGGGCGAGGCCGCTGAGCTGCCCTGCGAAGCCATCGACCGGGACGGAAACAATCGACCCTCCATTGTCTGGAGCAGGGTGAGTCCATATGGTCCACATTGTCCACATTGTCCATATTGTCCATATTGTCCATATTGTCCATATTGTCCATGTGCTCTCCGCACTGTCATTTTGCACTGCCTAAAATGGCGAAAGGCGGCTGAAAAATGGTAATGCCAAAAGGGGAGAGCGTGCAGTCTCActtgattgcatttttaattatgcataCGGACAGTACTACCTGTCCCCGTGCACAGCATGAAAAAAGTGGTTACATGTGGCCATGGCTATTATAAAGGCACACCATCAAAGTTATATTCTCTGCCATTCCATTAGATTTGCTGccattaaaaacttaacttaaGTGTATAGTTGCTACCATTTTCAGCTCATACATTTCCCTATTGATACCCTATAAAAGGCCTCAATTGCTTATTTTCTTATGATTTCCTTTGATTTTCCGGTGTAACTCCGATTTCGCCTCCGGTGCTCTGACACTCCACTCACTCTGCATCCGACCAATTTGCAGAAAGACGGGGAGCCGCTGCCGGCGGACAGGTTCAGTCTCAGCGGCGGCAATCTGACTATCACGGGATTGGTGGAGGGGGACCGTGGAATATACGAGTGCTCGGCGACCAACGAGGCGGCCACCATTACGGCGGAGGCCGAGCTCATGATTGAGAACATCGCGCCGCGGGCACCGTACAATCTCACGGCCAACAGCACGGAGACCTGCATCACCATACGCTGGCAGCCAGGTGAGAAAATGGGTGTAATTGGGTGTGGAAATGGACGCAGGCCAGATGCTCCGCACCGCATTCGATatggagtgtgtgtgtgtgtgtgtggggatTTCGTTGATGGGCTCGCACGGAAGCTTAGTGTGCAACCATCATGTGCCAACTGCATCACAGCTTGCATGTCAACTTGAGTCCTCAGTCCAGTTAACTCTTAAAGTATATAGTTTCTAAGCTCAGTTTGTTTTATGTACCCTGCCTCTTAGGTTACCTGCGCCCAAACTTGGAGTACACTGTGTGGTATCGGCTCATGGAGGCTCCCGAATGGCGAACCCTTCGCGTGCTGGACAAGAAGGTGATGGAGGCGACCGTGCAGCATCTCCAGCCGGGAAAGGAGTACGAGTTCATGGTGCTCAGCCAGGACAAATACGGCGACGGCATGTTCAGCAAGCAGTTCCGCTTTCAAACGCTACGTAAGATTCTGTTTTATCCTCCGgggttaaaaatatttatgaacaAATCCTTTTTGTGCAGCCTCGCCCATTAGAGCGGATGACTTCGATgcccagcagctgcaacacGATCTGGGTCAGGTCACAGCCCCAGCCGGGGGACTGGGAGCACCCTGGAATCTCACTGCCATTAGCAACCAGCAGGGCTGGCTGCTCCACTGGGAGCATCCCGTCCAGGGATTGGAGGGCTTGCGCCTGTACGCCGTTCGTTGGTGGAAGGAGCCGGAGCACTTCCTCATCGGCCACGCGGAGACCTTCGACAACTACTACCAGCTGCGCCACCTCAAGGAGGACACGCTGTTCAAGGTGCAGGTCCTGGCGGTGGGCACCGAAATGCAGCAATCGGTGCCCAGCCACGAGCTCCTCATCGACGTGCCATCGCAGCGGAAAGTGCGTGCCCTGATCATCGGCAGTTCCGTGGGCGTCATCTTTCTGCTCTGCGCCCTGTGCGCTTTTTTATACGTGAAGCGGAGCTGCCTAAGGCACCTGTTCGCCAAGGATAGCTCCGCCGGCGAGGATGAGGACACCGCCGAGAGCGGCGACTGCGACAGCGACGAACAGGATCATCGGGAACGGGATCGGGACAGCATTAAGATACGCCAGTCCACCTGAGGATTGCTCCAGATCCGCTGGCGATTTGACAGCAACCATGTTGGCCAGTGAAACTAAGCGACGATAGAGGAGGAAGTGGGAGGTTGTTCAACGTGCACCACCAGTTCGTGGAAATCTGACTTTTAATATACGTCTAGCTGCTATCTGTACCATAAACTCTACTAATTGTAACGCCAAACTAACCGCATTCGAgaaccaaataaaacaattaaataaatgaaacatACTTGAATGGTATTTCCGATATTGGGATCCGAATCATTGGGAATTTCTCTGATTA from Drosophila yakuba strain Tai18E2 chromosome 2L, Prin_Dyak_Tai18E2_2.1, whole genome shotgun sequence includes these protein-coding regions:
- the LOC6526807 gene encoding protein borderless; amino-acid sequence: MPAKRSRTFRQSGSALLSLLAIIFLMNISCTSGARDHRRPSNLEAKVGSHVVFNCNIDFPFDAPIPYLVHWSKDSKKIFTWYEQETSTNELFNGRLHLVENHPEFGRASVNLTAIRESDQGWYHCQVSFPNRSPSVRNNGTAYHLAVQGGSLIRIPPVNQTIQEGQTAFFHCVKKNPENSQASWYKDGVLLQEVQDLVRRFYTGPDGSLSIDPTMMSDLGEYECKVRNSEGELQTAKAFLNIQYKAKVIYAPPEVFLPYGQPAVLDCHFRANPPLKNLRWEKDGLLFDSYNVPGVFYKMNGSLFFAKVDENHAGSYTCTPYNDLGTDGPSPVISVIVLRPPIFSVTPKAIYIQKLGEAAELPCEAIDRDGNNRPSIVWSRKDGEPLPADRFSLSGGNLTITGLVEGDRGIYECSATNEAATITAEAELMIENIAPRAPYNLTANSTETCITIRWQPGYLRPNLEYTVWYRLMEAPEWRTLRVLDKKVMEATVQHLQPGKEYEFMVLSQDKYGDGMFSKQFRFQTLPSPIRADDFDAQQLQHDLGQVTAPAGGLGAPWNLTAISNQQGWLLHWEHPVQGLEGLRLYAVRWWKEPEHFLIGHAETFDNYYQLRHLKEDTLFKVQVLAVGTEMQQSVPSHELLIDVPSQRKVRALIIGSSVGVIFLLCALCAFLYVKRSCLRHLFAKDSSAGEDEDTAESGDCDSDEQDHRERDRDSIKIRQST